A stretch of Castanea sativa cultivar Marrone di Chiusa Pesio chromosome 2, ASM4071231v1 DNA encodes these proteins:
- the LOC142625257 gene encoding uncharacterized protein LOC142625257 produces the protein MATDANQKVLPLAFAVVDKESGASWGWFLECLRNSIGHVIPDEGICIISDRHKGIKCAIAKWPLGDDGKLQVHHRYCIRHVASNFNTHFDDPTLKALALKAGYATHEAKFKSIMQTIKDVEINALRRVDPDDPHLERYMPYTYLMSEDVEKWTQSHDGGRRYEAMTTNISECFNGVLKGARGKVWSDYAMGIYNTNLQKTSGHTVREFNHETGVYQVVTLYNDHRGGGGNHNHEVRVFARTCGCEKWQNIKIPCSHAIKVLQQLHLNATNYIDPCYSLENAIHTYSHQFVVPKSESLWRDVRGPRWVPDPSLLWAKGRPVKLRIRNEMDGVRRKRGSRNPDSDLREIQPRQRCGVCHEEGHNRRRCPNSLGGSTSGSRGASTGGSAAN, from the exons atggcaacGGATGCTAACcaaaaggttttgcctctcgcctttgctgttgtggacaagGAGTCAGGGGCTAGTTGGGGGTGGTTTTTAGAGTGTCTCAGGAATTCGATAGGGCATGTGATACCTGACGAGGGCATTTGCattatttctgaccgacataaaGGTATCAAATGCGCCATTGCAAAGTGGCCTTTAGGTGATGACGGAAAGTTACAGGTACATCACCGATATTGcattcgacatgttgctagcaacttcaacacacaCTTTGATGACCCGACTCTAAAGGCGTTGGCCTTGAAAGCTGGATATGCGACTCATGAAGCTAAATTTAAGTCCATAATGCAAACTATTAAGGATGTCGAGATTAATGCACTGAGGAGGGTTGACCCTGATGACCCCCATCTTGAACGCTatatgccatacacatatctaatgagTGAGGATGTGGAGAAATGGACCcagtcacatgatggtggaagacgttacgaggcaatgacaaccaatatctcTGAGTGCTTTAATGGGGTACTTAAAGGTGCCCGCG GTAAGGTGTGGAGTGATTATGCAATGGGGATCTATAACACAAATTTGCAGAAAACTTCAGGACACACTGTGAGGGAATTTAATCATGAAACTGGTGTATATCAAGTGGTTACCCTGTACAACGACCATAGAggtggagggggaaaccacaatCATGAAGTGCGCGTATTTGCTAGAACATGTGGTTGTGAAAAGTGGCAAAACAttaagatcccttgttcacatgcaattaaagtTTTGCAACAATTGCATCTCAATGCGACCAActatattgacccatgttacaGTTTGGAGAACGCCATTCACACatattcacatcaatttgtggtgccaaagtcagagtcattgtggagggacgTTCGCGGACCACGGTGGGTGCCTGACCCAAGCCTGTTATGGGCCAAAGGTCGTCCTGTGAAGTtaagaataagaaatgaaatGGATGGGGTACGGCGAAAACGAGGAAGCCGGAACCCAGATTcggacttgagggagattcaaccgAGGCAGCGATGCGGAGTGTGTCATGAAGAGGGGCATAACCGCAGAAGATGTCCCAATTCCCTTGGGGGTTCAACAAGCGGTTCCCGTGGGGCTTCGACAGGCGGTAGTGCTGCAAACTAG
- the LOC142626357 gene encoding uncharacterized protein LOC142626357 yields MQIMWQVVHPKLSCNVVATKPSATVITAVVPASSFLLTTMTGLKLNPKHWQESISYLSSLLDKDDRSVRIAAGEALALIFEIGSVEKFSGEVKGSIDVSTPEGSKNREGFSLVQGLKGKIINKVRDLSAEAGGKGSAKKDLNSQRNLFRHILDFFEDGYSPKNTVKIGGESLNTSSWYQMIQLNFLKRFLGGGFIRHMQENEFLQDVFGFTPKKKHLLDDEYRISSTDKGYALLISVDGLHQLHILIFFLAVFHVLYSFITMMLGRLKIRGWKNWEEETSSHDYEFSNDPSRLCHLIRPHLLEHTPVCGQGFLSSFMWDASFGNLLSLLVSLTT; encoded by the exons ATGCAAATAATGTGGCAAGTGGTTCATCCAAAACTGAGTTGCAAT GTTGTTGCAACCAAACCTTCAGCAACAGTTATAACTGCAGTGGTGCCTGCTTCGTCCTTTCTGCTGACTACTATGACTGGATTGAAACTAAACCCCAAACATTGGCAGGA GTCTATATCATATTTATCAAGTCTCCTAGACAAGGATGACCGGTCTGTACGCATTGCTGCTGGTGAAGCGCTTGCTCTAATTTTTGAGATAGGAAGTGTGGAGAAGTTTTCTGGGGAAGTTAAAGGTTCAATTGATGTCTCAACTCCAGAAGGAAGTAAAAACCGGGAAGGATTTTCGCTTGTACAAGGTTTGAAGggcaaaattataaataaagtaAGAGACCTTTCCGCTGAGGCAGGTGGTAAAGGTTCTGCCAAGAAAGATCTTAACAGCCAACGGAACTTGTTTCGGcatattttggatttttttgag GATGGCTATAGTCCTAAGAACACAGTGAAGATTGGTGGAGAATCATTAAACACATCATCATGGTATCAAATGATACAG TTAAACTTTTTGAAGCGCTTTCTTGGGGGAGGCTTCATTAGGCATATGCAG GAAAACGAATTCCTTCAAGATGTCTTTGGGTTCACACCAAAGAAAAAGCATCTTCTAGATGATGAATATCGTATATCTAGTACCGATAAG GGTTATGCACTGCTTATATCTGTCGATGGACTGCATCAGTTGCACATCCTCATatttttcttagcagtctttCACGTGCTGTATAGTTTTATCACAATGATGCTTGGAAGACTAAAG ATTCGTGGCTGGAAGAATTGGGAGGAGGAAACCTCATCCCATGACTATGAGTTTTCAAATG ATCCTTCAAGATTATGCCATCTCATCAGACCTCATTTGTTAGAGCACACACCAGTTTGTGGACAAggattcctttcttcttttatgtG GGATGCTTCTTTCGGCAATTTGTTAAGTCTGTTAGTAAGTCTAACTACTTAA